The window tatataattataatagacaagacatgataaaatatataaaacaattattttacttttaatatgtattgttatcaaacttatatattttaaaaaataattagattttttttagtttagtttataatgaatattaaaattaataatatcataataaCTCTAGTTACAAAACCAGGATCGACCTGACGAATTGATTCAAAATCAGATCGATCTGGGGCTTAGACTgttctgagttttttttttaaatagagaaaTGATTGACTTGATTTAATCTGGTCAAAAACCCAGGTCAATCGGGGATAAAACACGGGTCAACcctattgaatttttaaaaaaaatatttggtcaaaacaaggttgttttaattatttcttgaaaaaaataaagtcaactAAGTTGATCTTCTTAACTCGTAACTTTAACCTTTACTTGAGTTAACTCCcaagtcgagttttaaaattataatgataatcaCTTTTATCGATATATTGAATCGAGTCAACTAATGTTGACCCTTTCGACCCATGACCAGAGCCTTTGCCTTGATTGACTTTTAtgttggattttaaaattataataataacaatttttatctttacattgatatgggttaacccgagttgattcTCTTGATTTGTGACTTGAGTCTTGTCTCAAGTTACTCCTgtatcaagttttaaaaatataataataaccacttttatttttatgttaacttGGATCGACTCTCCTGACATGTAACCTGAGCCTTGTTCCAGGTCGACCCTCAAATCgagtttttaaattatgataataaccaatTTTATTCTTATGCTAACTCGGGTCAACTCAACCCATGACCCGGGCCTTAATTAGTGACAAGCTTTTTCCAGGATCAACCTCtcgaattaagttttaaaattataataataattatttttatttttatatattttagttaaataattttggatttaaaagttttttacaaggatattttaaaaataaaaaataataaatattatctctgAAGAAATATCATCTCATGTTTTTTAAGTACAAAACTTCACTCcaatattatttcataaataaatttattttaatgtccGTCTCtcaaactaaatatatttttatttttattattttcatccttttatttCAGAACAGTAACCTTTCGCTATCTAGtagttataaaaaacaataccaCCCGGTAATTATGGTAATTACCCAAACACGATGTCCTAGGTAGAGGCATTTTCAATTTACCTACCTAAACTAGAAAACGCTAATCTAaccatttaaaagttttaattttgctttaattttagGCTTCTGTTTTTGTATGTTAGAAAACTTACATGCCATCGGGTTAAATGTTTAATTGCTAATTGGCTATTTAGAAAtgtggttgtgattgttttttaaagtattttttacttgaaaatatattaaaataataatttttttatttttaaaaattatttttaatatcagtgtatcaaaataatctgaaaatataaaaaatattaatttaaaataaaaaaattatgttttttttaataattttaaaatacaaaaacaaataaaacttcagGGTCACAGGTAGAATCATGTTTTATGTGATGGCGATACATGCTGTTAAGATGCAAGATGCTTTTATATATACTATATAGatctaaaaatccaaaaacttaatttttttgtgtaacTTTTAACTTCTAAGTGGCTTTAGAAAAACATATTTCGCTTTCGGGATGTTTTGGATTTTAGATTAAAAGAActcagaagaaaaggaaaaagaaaggccTAAAGCATGAGTCACAAAATAAGATATAAAGTGTCCCTGACAGTTCAACGCCAGCAAAATAAGATGCTAGGGAACATCTGCACCTTGTGGTCTGCCTTTCTGTTTCCTAAGAGGTTCAACGAGGTAAGGTGCTCACATCTCTAGTATTCTCCTGAGAGAGGAAAAGCTCATCAATGAACACCAATAATTGACCCACACTATCGATGACTGCTACATGTCGGTGCCTGTCATCCATGCAGCATCAAGCTTTGAGATTTTTCTTGCTTTCCACAACgcttttatctttcaattctgCGTGGACGATGTCACAACGTTTGAAATTGGAGAAAGATAGCGTTAAATCAATTGCTTCATAGACTACCCTGTTTGTTCATATGCCATAATGGAAAGAACATGgatattttaagatattgattaaattaaattacaaaaatgtaAAAGCATTAattactaaaagaaaaaagaaaaaagaaaaaaaaatgtgacaCGGACGTTAACATGCTCGGTAGTATTTGTTATATGCATTCGATGATTTTGGGTCCTTGTGAATTCAGGGCTCATGGCTGTTCACTCTGTTATGAAGTTCCAGCATCTCTCGGTGGTTTGGGTCCACAGAGAGAGCAGCACGGCAGTCACGTAGAGCAGCCAATACATCACCTGTGTGCTCATGAAAAGCCGCCCGCAAGTGCAGAAGGTGAAGGTCTGCTTTGAATACAATTGCCCTCGATAGTTCTGCAATGGCTTCTTTCTCCTTGTGGCTGTCCATTAACACTGCCCAACAAATAGCACAATGCAGCTTCAGTATCAATGAGCTTTGAGCTaagtgatatttaaaaaaaaaagaagaaaaaaaccctttcTTTCAAGCTCAGTTCTACATCCCAAACTAATTGTGGTACTCTGTTTTATTCAACAGTACAGGGGGTGGGGTTGCATCAGACCTGCAGCTCGGTATCTGTAAGGGTACACTCGAAGGGGGTCTAATTGCGTAACCATCTCAAGGTCTGCTTTCGTAAGTTCCCGATCACAATACTCCGACCTCTTCTCATAGGCAGATGCATTGTTTTGGGCTTTCTCAATCAGTTTCGTCATTTCCTCATATGCAGCagtcttttcatttcttagaaAATGTACTCGAGCAAGTCCTTGGTGTGCTCTGGTATGCCTGATCTTAAGGGCATTGATGTAACAATCAGCTGCCAAGTCTAATTTCCCACAGTCGACATAGACACTTCCAAGATTGTTGAGTGCCTAACAAATAAAGTTTCAAGAACTAAAATATTAGCACAGGCTTGCTTACATATATTAGGACCTTAACATAATGCCAGATGCAGAATGCAATGATAAATGATAAGTGATTCATCATTCTACCCAGGAAACTACCAATTCAGATTTGGGCCCAAAGGGAAAATGAAATGGGCGTCATACAAAATCTTACAAGTAAATAAACCAAGACCATTCTGACACCAAGGTCTCAAAGAATTACGAATAAACATTGCATACATGATCTATCTCATACCACTGGAGCCACTTTAAGTTCAACTCTGCCAGTAAGGCTAACCTCCTTCATGCAACACATAAGGGTGCTCTAGGCTCATGTACAGTGGCTTCTCCACAGTCAAACATATTGGAAACAGTGAAGACAAACCACCCTTCTAAGAAACAGCACAACAGCGCCTCACCAGTTATTGAGTACTTTTCCAACGAGGGCCACCCCAGAATGAACTGCAGGTGTTCATAATTCTATGACTCTCATTTTGAGATACAAAATAGTTTATCTAAAACAGAGTTTAAAAACAGAGGCACATGAATCTGCACTTCAATACATGTTATGCACCCAAAAAATGACCACCACTCCATGAattcttttcttagttttttaggcttttttttaaatgaataccACTCCAAGGATTCTAACCAGCTTCATATGTCACCTTCCAAAGTTTGACATTTTCCAAGCAGACTTTAGGAAGCAATTTCTTTACAGTAATTTATTAAGGCAGAATACCTAAATCTTGTCTAGTTAGCGTGTTTACTTTTTGGACCATGCTGTCTCAAATACCTTGGAGCATCAGTAACTACCAGTGAAGTCACCACTGTATATACCTTGATTGAACTGCTGCGCTGCTCTATCACCAACCAATCAATTGTAGCCAATGGTAGCACATTTCACTCTATCACCTACCAATCAATAGTAGCCAATCATAGCAGAATCTGCCCAATCACCAAAAATGATCTGCTGCAATGTTTTTGACACAAGCACaagattttttgttctttctcttattgtttctctttttataaATCAGTAAGACCTGCCCTAGGTATTATCACCAGAAAACCTTGACAAAAACTACACTAGTGTAATTGATTAAAGTTGCTAATGACTGCTACCAAATGCCAGCAATTCCCATTTCAAAGAAAAAGTAGGGGACAGGAAAACCATACCTGGCCCTTGCGCAATCTGTCCGAAGGGCACTTGAGAGCTTCTTCAAGGAGGGAAATAACAGTTGAAGAGCAAGATGGATCCAGACTAGAGTCAGCCAATGCATAGGCTTTAAGGAAGAAGGCCTCAAAGGACTTCTTGATGTTGATAGACTCCTCAGCTTTTTGAAGCCCTTCATTGCAATGACCCGTATCATACAAGATCCAACCTTCATAAACTAGACGTTCATGTTCAGTTGATGCATGTTGACGGGCTAATTGTAAACTCCGCATGGCTGCCTCAGGACAGTTCAACCTGATCATGTTCAGATAGGGTTTATAGGCAATCCTAGTCAACCATAATCTTACTAACCTCCAATATAGAAACTATATACAAGTGAACATTGTGCTATAAGGAATCATAAGCCATACCCACTGTGAAAAGTACATCttgtcaagaaaattaaagaaacatgtTTTGGAGAAAAGAATGCTGAGTAAAGAAAATAAGCTTATAAACTGATTCTCATTATTGACAACAtaataagacaaaaaaagaaaggagaaggaaaCCATAGGCTATCCACTGTCACAATGTTCGGATATTGTTCATTAGGTGCATTCATTTAGAGGTTGCATATGCCATAAGGTAGGGGACACACGTGCTAGCTAACTCGTCAACAAAGTCTGGACCCTGGAAATTATTTTAAGCAGCAATGCCTGTAaactattaaaatttaagagCATACCTAAGGAGAAGCAAAGACTGCCTGAAATATAGAACACCTTTGGCTGCATCAGATTCAAGCATCTGGTATATGACTGAGAGGGACCCTGTATCATCAACTGAAGACCACCTATCATACAATTGCAGCCAACAATCTGCTGTTGTCCAATTCTCAACATGCTCACGCACAAGGGTACGGAGTTGGGATGCTGCCACCCGTCCCTCAAACATCCTATAATCAGGGGAGAGAGTGAGAATTGCCTGAACATCACAAATTGCTGCTTGATAATTCTCAAGAGCTAGATAGAAACAGAACCGGAGCTCCAAGCATTCTAATGCGAGTTTAAAACCAAGAATTCTATTGATTTCTGCCAGTGCAGCTTGAACATTCTGTCTCCTCATCAAAGCAGCAGCCCGATACATGTAGGGGTAAGTTAGGGTTGGGTCCAGCTCAGTTGCTTTTTCAAGGTCTTCCCACCTCTTATCACCCTCACAACACAAGGACCTCTCCAGGTACATCCATCCAAGTGGAGTACCAGATGAAATCACAGAACTGAGCTTGTCAAAAGCCCAAAGCCTGTGACCTCTGATGCGACCCAGCCTAGCCAAGCCTGATACAGAATATATATGGCCAGCATTTAAAGCTGCCTCAAAAAGACACTCAGCTTCATCATACTCTTTCCTCAAGAGCCGTACACATCCAAGTTGATGAAAAGCCAACAGCTTCTGTCGGTTAGTTTCTGCTGACTCTACCAACTGATCCAGAAAACAAGCTGTTTTATCGGACTGAGGATCAAGGTTCATAGCAACTTCACTTAATAAACAATATAATGAAAATGAGGCTGGCCCAACCATGATCGTTTTCTCTTGTTTATTAGCATGGCTAAAAATTTCCACTACCCGATCATCGTTCAAGCAATCAGGTAGATCCTGTAAGAAAACTTGTAAACATGATGCAGCAAGGACAGGAGAGTTCTCTTCAAGGGCACATTCCATGAGCTCTACAGCATCATCTCTGGAAGACACTAAAGATGCAAGTTTCCTATCGCACGCATCTTTTAGCCTTTCACAACAAAATTTATTTGCAAAAATCAACATTTCCAACAATACATTTGGAGATTCTTCATTCAAACTACCAGTTATGCTGAACTCACTTATTGCCCTAAAACCCAGAGGCGATATGTTGTTTTCAGATAAATCTATGTGTTCACAAAGTGACTCAGAGAAACATCCATTAAGCATGGCATGAAATGGTGCAGAAAGGCTGGCAATTTTCTGTCTATCACAAACTATTTTCTCATCTCCAATTTTAAAAGAGACACTTCTTAAAATATGGCTGCCATTCATCATTGAAACTGTCTCACGGGAACTTGAacttatatcaaaatcaaggtCGGAGGAAACATCTATTTGACCGGACTCTTGTGCGCATTTACCACATGTTGCAAGCAAATCCGAAATAAGCTCCTCTCCTTGTCTCTCAAACTTTAACCATGCCCCAAATATAAGCTTCTCATGCACAGTGCTGCCCTTCAGCCAAGCTGAGCGGAGACTTCTTCGCATCAATTTGGCTTCACCAAGGCCTTTAAACAGTTGATATTGAAATAAATAGAGATTTGACCTCTCTTGCGGAGAACAGGATTCAAGTTCTTCATGAATCTGAGCTAAAACTTCTACATAATCACCAGGTTTAAAGAATGGTTGCACAGGTGGTTCAGGGACCTTGATAAATGATTCTCTAATTAACccaacaagaaaaggaaatctCAATCTAttgaaatcaaatataaaaactttaacATTTTTTAGTTATGGAAACCACAAcagatgtaaagaaaaacttacATGGATGGTGAAGAAGTAGGAGAGGTAGAAGACTGGGAGGATAATTTGGAAAGCTTCCCTCTTTCAACTTGAAGCCATGACTGTGGATTTAAGGAATTGAGCTGTGATTCCTTACAGGACTCAGAGGTAAAGGAAGACCTCATGGGGCTATAAACAAGTCCCAGATCTCCACAGTAGTCAGATAGGTATTATCCCCACTCTttctaatctctctctctctctctctctccccctcctcGTTCTCCCCAACTGAAATGAACCTAAGATTTGGCAATACAAagcaaacaaatataaagcctAAACTGTTGCTTGTGAATACACATCACTACACTTAGCTGATAGATCTTCCAACCCCACAGAACAACAATTCCTTATCTAAATAACAG is drawn from Populus nigra chromosome 5, ddPopNigr1.1, whole genome shotgun sequence and contains these coding sequences:
- the LOC133694648 gene encoding ETO1-like protein 1 isoform X1, whose product is MRSSFTSESCKESQLNSLNPQSWLQVERGKLSKLSSQSSTSPTSSPSIESFIKVPEPPVQPFFKPGDYVEVLAQIHEELESCSPQERSNLYLFQYQLFKGLGEAKLMRRSLRSAWLKGSTVHEKLIFGAWLKFERQGEELISDLLATCGKCAQESGQIDVSSDLDFDISSSSRETVSMMNGSHILRSVSFKIGDEKIVCDRQKIASLSAPFHAMLNGCFSESLCEHIDLSENNISPLGFRAISEFSITGSLNEESPNVLLEMLIFANKFCCERLKDACDRKLASLVSSRDDAVELMECALEENSPVLAASCLQVFLQDLPDCLNDDRVVEIFSHANKQEKTIMVGPASFSLYCLLSEVAMNLDPQSDKTACFLDQLVESAETNRQKLLAFHQLGCVRLLRKEYDEAECLFEAALNAGHIYSVSGLARLGRIRGHRLWAFDKLSSVISSGTPLGWMYLERSLCCEGDKRWEDLEKATELDPTLTYPYMYRAAALMRRQNVQAALAEINRILGFKLALECLELRFCFYLALENYQAAICDVQAILTLSPDYRMFEGRVAASQLRTLVREHVENWTTADCWLQLYDRWSSVDDTGSLSVIYQMLESDAAKGVLYFRQSLLLLRLNCPEAAMRSLQLARQHASTEHERLVYEGWILYDTGHCNEGLQKAEESINIKKSFEAFFLKAYALADSSLDPSCSSTVISLLEEALKCPSDRLRKGQALNNLGSVYVDCGKLDLAADCYINALKIRHTRAHQGLARVHFLRNEKTAAYEEMTKLIEKAQNNASAYEKRSEYCDRELTKADLEMVTQLDPLRVYPYRYRAAVLMDSHKEKEAIAELSRAIVFKADLHLLHLRAAFHEHTGDVLAALRDCRAALSVDPNHREMLELHNRVNSHEP
- the LOC133694648 gene encoding ETO1-like protein 1 isoform X2, coding for MRSSFTSESCKESQLNSLNPQSWLQVERGKLSKLSSQSSTSPTSSPSIESFIKVPEPPVQPFFKPGDYVEVLAQIHEELESCSPQERSNLYLFQYQLFKGLGEAKLMRRSLRSAWLKGSTVHEKLIFGAWLKFERQGEELISDLLATCGKCAQESGQIDVSSDLDFDISSSSRETVSMMNGSHILRSVSFKIGDEKIVCDRQKIASLSAPFHAMLNGCFSESLCEHIDLSENNISPLGFRAISEFSITGSLNEESPNVLLEMLIFANKFCCERLKDACDRKLASLVSSRDDAVELMECALEENSPVLAASCLQVFLQDLPDCLNDDRVVEIFSHANKQEKTIMVGPASFSLYCLLSEVAMNLDPQSDKTACFLDQLVESAETNRQKLLAFHQLGCVRLLRKEYDEAECLFEAALNAGHIYSVSGLARLGRIRGHRLWAFDKLSSVISSGTPLGWMYLERSLCCEGDKRWEDLEKATELDPTLTYPYMYRAAALMRRQNVQAALAEINRILGFKLALECLELRFCFYLALENYQAAICDVQAILTLSPDYRMFEGRVAASQLRTLVREHVENWTTADCWLQLYDRWSSVDDTGSLSVIYQMLESDAAKGVLYFRQSLLLLRLNCPEAAMRSLQLARQHASTEHERLVYEGWILYDTGHCNEGLQKAEESINIKKSFEAFFLKAYALADSSLDPSCSSTVISLLEEALKCPSDRLRKGQFILGWPSLEKYSITGEALLCCFLEGWFVFTVSNMFDCGEATVHEPRAPLCVA